A genomic window from Salvia splendens isolate huo1 chromosome 11, SspV2, whole genome shotgun sequence includes:
- the LOC121756011 gene encoding uncharacterized protein LOC121756011 → MGRSSDFKFWEERLSVGHRCCEDELFEFQMRGEDQVEASSPPLWRKPETSTLLPENHQYSCLSPTSRLRAIVDGRRELMEMLKEVPESSYELTLKDIVEHQDKEVVVTDDEKVKHKTPLIMKSANTKPICRSESMESEVFLLKMFLPVSLSSKRKKKANTRKHSREGPDKQANKEWWKIIYLAITDYRKSRNIIRKSNISNLTSEKKYKSRGQVGCLFCKKSQSCKS, encoded by the exons ATGGGAAGATCGAGCGATTTCAAGTTCTGGGAAGAAAGGTTATCGGTTGGTCACCGCTGCTGCGAGGATGAGTTGTTTGAATTCCAAATGCGCGGAGAAGATCAAGTTGAAGCGTCATCTCCTCCACTGTGGAGAAAACCGGAAACCTCCACTTTGCTTCCCGAGAACCACCAGTATAGCTGCCTCTCCCCAACGTCCCGTTTAAGGGCAATCGTTGATGGTAGAAGGGAGCTCATGGAGATGCTCAAAGAAGTTCCTGAATCTTCATATGAGCTGACACTCAAAGATATAGTCGAGCATCAAGACAAGGAGGTTGTGGTAACAGATGACGAGAAAGTGAAGCATAAAACCCCCTTGATAATGAAAAGCGCCAACACTAAACCAATATGCAGGAGCGAAAGCATGGAGAGCGAAGTGTTTTTACTAAAGATGTTCTTACCTGTATCGCTCAGTtcaaagaggaagaagaaggccAATACGAGAAAGCACTCAAGAGAGGGACCTGATAAACAAGCAAATAAAGAGTGGTGGAAGATTATATATTTAGCCATAACAGATTATCGGAAGAGTAGAAATATCATCAGAAAGAGTAATATCAGTAATCTTACCAG CGAGAAGAAATACAAATCAAGAGGACAGGTTGGGTGCCTGTTCTGTAAAAAATCGCAGAGTTGCAAAAGTTGA